Proteins encoded together in one Malassezia restricta chromosome IX, complete sequence window:
- a CDS encoding 26S proteasome regulatory subunit T1 produces the protein MAPKKDWEKYEKKGDDADKKEAIVPLDEGDIQLLRTYGQGPYASALKRIDQEIKDAEKRVNEKMGVKESHTGLAPPDLWDIAADKQRMSEEQPLQVARCTKIIPAQNSDADTSNNDGGNSAVDNMLGALGGLGQAFNMGNADSKDKYVINVKQIAKFVVGLGERIAPTDIEEGMRVGVDRNKYQIQIPLPPKIDPSVTMMQVEDKPDVTYSDIGGVKEQIEKLREVVETPLLEPERFVRLGIDPPKGVLLFGPPGTGKTLCARAVANRTDAAFIRVIGSELVQKYVGEGARMVRELFELARTKKTCIIFFDEVDAIGGMRFDDGAGGDNEVQRTMLELINQLDGFDSRGNIKVLMATNRPDTLDPALLRPGRLDRRVEFGLPDNEGRAHILRIHARSMSVERNIRYDLIARLCPNTTGAELRSVATEAGMFAIRAHRKVATEKDFLQAVEKVVRQGSKFSSTSLYAQYN, from the coding sequence ATGGCGCCCAAGAAGGACTGGGAAAAGTACGAAAAGAAgggcgacgatgccgacAAGAAGGAGGCCATCGTGCCCCTAGATGAAGGAGATAtacagctgctgcgcacgtaTGGCCAGGGGCCGTATGCGTCGGCGCtcaagcgcatcgaccAGGAAATCAAGGACGCCGAGAAGCGTGTGAACGAAAAAATGGGCGTCAAGGAGAGCCATACCGGCCTGGCCCCACCGGACCTCTGGGACATTGCCGCAGATaagcagcgcatgagcgaAGAACAGCCCCTGCAGGTGGCGCGGTGTACCAAGATCATCCCGGCGCAGAACAGCGACGCCGACACTTCGAACAACGACGGTGGCAACAGCGCCGTCGACAATATGCTAGGCGCCCTCGGTGGCTTGGGCCAGGCTTTCAACATGGGCAATGCCGACAGCAAAGATAAGTACGTCATCAATGTGAAGCAGATCGCCAAGTTTgtcgtcggcctcggcgagcgcatcgccccCACCGACATTGAAGAGGGCATGCGGGTCGGTGTCGACCGCAACAAGTACCAGATCCAGATCCCCCTGCCCCCCAAGATTGATCCCTCCGTCACGATGATGCAGGTCGAAGACAAGCCGGATGTGACATACAGCGATATCGGCGGTGTCAAGGAACAGATTGAGAAATTGCGTGAAGTCGTAGAGACGCCGCTCCTGGAGCCGGAGCGCTTCGTGCGCCTGGGTATCGATCCGCCGAAGGGCGTGCTGCTCTTTGGCCCGCCCGGTACAGGCAAGACGCTGTGCGCGCGAGCGGTGGCCAAccgcaccgacgccgccttTATCCGCGTGATTGGCTCGGAACTCGTGCAAAAATACGTCGGCGAAGGCGCGCGTATGGTGCgcgagctcttcgagctCGCACGCACGAAAAAGACCTGTATCATTTTCTTCGACGAAGTAGATGCTATCGGTGGCATGCGCTTCGATGACGGCGCGGGGGGTGACAATGAGGTCCAACGCACGATGCTGGAGCTGATCAACCAGCTTGATGGCTTCGACTCCCGAGGCAATATCAAGGTGCTCATGGCGACCAATCGGCCCGACACACTCGATCCAGCGCTGCTCCGACCTGGTCGACTCGACCGCCGCGTCGAGTTTGGCCTCCCTGACAACGAGGGCCGCGCGCATAtcctgcgcatccatgCGCGGTCCATGTCCGTCGAGCGCAACATCCGCTATGATCTCATTGCGCGTCTATGCCCGAATACGACCGGTGCTGAGCTACGGAGCGTCGCGACCGAGGCTGGTATGTTTGCGATCCGTGCGCACCGCAAAGTCGCGACGGAAAAAGACTTTTTGCAGGCCGTCGAAAAGGTCGTGCGGCAAGGCAGCAAGTTCtcgagcacgtcgctgtACGCGCAGTACAACTAG
- a CDS encoding exosome complex component RRP4, whose product MTASPFRIVSAGECSAPVASYTYASGSARVPQSKRVTDDELEDAHENRSAVYVVTGQAISSTTQYIRGHGTYLDTENSDIVSVVCGTAERVSKLLMVRPIRTRYRPEVGDLVVGRITEVQSRRWKVDIGSQTDASLPLSAINLPGGVQRKKLETDELQMRTFFQEGDLVSAEVQTVAVDGSVTIHTRSLRYGKLRNGALVVMPPPLIRRHASHFVSIMPLPDHGIDLILSLNGLVWVSKHVEYDDAMMHGMSGRIAPDKVYSVYSDVNDRLSKATRGSIALVCMVLASMAHYSIPVIQTDLEHACVWARQHLDMSDPVAFAQGIAKLLMDR is encoded by the coding sequence ATGACAGCCTCGCCGTTCCGGATCGTGTCGGCAGGCGAGTGTTCCGCGCCGGTGGCCTCGTATACCTATGCATCAGGCTCGGCGCGCGTACCACAGAGCAAGCGAGTGACGGACGATGAACTGGAGGATGCGCATGAAAACCGGTCCGCGGTCTACGTGGTGACGGGCCAGGCCATCTCTTCGACGACGCAGTACAttcgcggccatggcacgtACCTCGACACGGAAAACTCAGATATCGTGTCGGTCGTATGTGGCACGGCAGAGCGTGTGAGCAAATTGCTCATGGTGCGTCCGATCCGCACACGGTACCGCCCTGAGGTGGGcgacctcgtcgtcggGCGCATCACGGAAGTGCAGTCGCGGCGATGGAAGGTGGATATCGGGTCGCAGACagatgcgtcgctgccgctcTCGGCTATCAACCTGCCGGGTGgtgtgcagcgcaagaagctCGAAacggacgagctgcagatGCGCACATTTTTCCAGGAAGGCGACCTCGTGTCAGCCGAGGTGCAGACGGTGGCTGTGGATGGCAGCGTGACGATTCATACCCGCTCATTGCGCTACGGAAAGCTGCGGAATggtgcgctcgtcgtcatgcCTCCGCCGCTCATTCGCCGTCACGCGTCTCACTTTGTCTCGATCATGCCGCTGCCTGACCATGGCATCGACCTCATTTTGTCGCTCAATGGCCTCGTGTGGGTCTCGAAGCACGTGGAGTATGACGATGCGATGATGCATGGTATGAGTGGGCGCATTGCGCCAGACAAGGTGTACAGCGTGTACAGCGACGTGAATGACCGCCTATCTAAAGCTACACGTGGATCCATCGCGCTCGTCTGTATGGTATTGGCATCGATGGCACATTACAGCATCCCTGTGATACAGACCGACCTGGAGcatgcgtgcgtgtgggCACGGCAGCATCTCGACATGTCGGACCCTGTGGCGTTCGCGCAGGGTATTGCGAAGCTGCTCATGGACCGCTAG
- a CDS encoding ubiquitin-conjugating enzyme E2 variant yields the protein MAQVPRNFRLLEELEKGEKGLGNGSCSYGLANSDDILMTTWNATILGPANSVHENRIYCLRLVCGDSYPLVPPEIWFLTRINLPCVDAHTGRVMPDQFSPLLHWRDEYTMESLLAELRRVMAQPANKKLPQPEEGSTYA from the exons ATGGCTCAAGTACCGCGCAACTTTCggctgctcgaggagctggaGAAAGGCGAAAAGGGGCTGGGCAACGGCTCGTGCTCTTATGGCCTTGCGAACAGTGATGACATTC TCATGACAACGTGGAATGCCACGATCCTAGGTCCGGCCAACTCGGTGCATGAGAACCGCATATActgcctgcgcctcgtgtgTGGCGACTCATATCCTCTTGTGCCGCCTGAGATTTGGTTCCTGACGCGCATCAACTTGCcgtgcgtcgacgcccaTACCGGCCGCGTCATGCCCGATCAGTTCTCGCCCCTCTTGCATTGGCGTGATGAGTACACTATGGAAAGCTtgctcgccgagctgcgccgcgtcatggCGCAGCCCGCGAACAAAAAGCTGCCGCAGCCTGAAGAGGGCTCGACGTACGCCTAG
- a CDS encoding coiled-coil domain protein 75: MDDDDDDDDDYLSDAILARLEDPRTLTYTERQTKRQVQHVARQAQEMRDAEARRRVKARLAHEGEADARSQGLLTNVLEAPAVGSGTLAAQRMMQAMGYDGSGASPLSPDLRWLDSRRGLGPTDRTPPEAPPSVDAFRQAMMSDATHRHQEHLLRLARNACRMLDEEHRGETYSPYWLDPTSLPTTHPLYQTRCVTPTDDACDMLTEALESAERHDDAYAFCALPTDERLRRTIRYLRETHQYCVYCAQATLETCPGETESDHDG; encoded by the coding sequence atggacgacgacgacgacgacgacgacgattATCTGTCGGATGCGATCCTAGCGCGGCTAGAGGATCCGCGGACGTTGACGTATACTGAGCGCCAGACTAAGCGCCAGGTACAGCATGTGGCACGGCAGGCGCAAGAgatgcgcgatgccgaggcacggcgccgagtCAAGGCACGACTTGCCCATGAGGGCGAGGCAGATGCACGGAGCCAGGGCCTCTTGACCAacgtgctcgaggcgccggccgtGGGCTCGGGCACGTTGGCAGCACAGCGCATGATGCAAGCGATGGGGTACGATGGAagtggcgcctcgccgctGTCGCCCGACCTGCGATGGCTCGATTCGCGACGGGGCCTCGGGCCGACGGATAGAACGCCGCCAGaagcgccgccgtcggtgGACGCGTTTCGACAAGCGATGATGAGcgatgccacgcaccgTCACCAGGAGCATCTGCTTCGATTAGCACGCAATGCGTGTCGCAtgctggacgaagagcaCCGCGGAGAGACGTACAGTCCCTACTGGCTCGATCCGACGTCGTTGCCTACGACGCATCCCTTGTATCAGACACGGTGCGTTACGCCTACGGACGATGCCTGTGACATGCTAACAGAGGCACTGGAAAGCGCCGAGCGGCATGACGACGCCTACGCCTTCTGCGCGCTGCCCACCGACGAGCGGCTTCGACGCACCATACGCTACCTTCGCGAGACGCACCAGTACTGTGTGTACTGTGCGCAGGCGACGCTCGAGACATGTCCAGGCGAAACAGAGAGCGACCATGATGGGTAA
- a CDS encoding V-type H+-transporting ATPase subunit A, with protein MAGAMSNAKRDVRHIRDDHRESQYGSVFGVSGPVVIAENMIGSSMYELVRVGHDELVGEIIRIENDKATIQVYEETSGVCVGDPVLRSGKPLSVELGPGLMENIYDGIQRPLQGIQQKSQSIYIPRGIDAPALDREKLWEFTPGKLAVGDHISGGDIYGSVHENALVTEHRLMFPPRARGTITYIAEKGTYTVDDVVLETEFQGEKQEHKMMHSWPVRAPRPVAEKLVADTPLLTGQRILDSLFPCIQGGTTAIPGAFGCGKTVISQALSKYSNSDIIMYVGCGERGNEMAEVLEEFPELTLVRDGKEQPIMRRTTLVANTSNMPVAAREASIYTGITLSEYFRDQGYNVAMMADSTSRWAEALREISGRLAEMPADSGYPAYLGGRLASFYERAGKTRALGSPERIGSVSIVGAVSPPGGDFSDPVTTATLGIVGAFWGLDKKLAQRKHFPSVNWNVSYSKYSQMLEPYYETHSPGFAALRTSARELLQKDADLAEIVQLVGKSSMGENDKVTLEVARIIKDDYLQQNGISEYDCYCPFYKTTGMLRNMILYHEKAQAAINNNPEMTWARIREHTSDVMYRLSQQKFEDPKDGEEAIAAKYEQLASDMTEAFRSLAD; from the coding sequence ATGGCGGGTGCCATGAGCAATGCgaagcgcgacgtgcgccacATCCGCGATGACCACCGCGAGAGCCAGTACGGCAGTGTGTTTGGTGTGTCAGGTCCGGTGGTGATTGCCGAGAACATGATTGGTTCGAGCATGTACGAGCTGGTGCGTGTCGGacacgacgagctggtgGGGGAGATTATCCGCATTGAGAATGACAAGGCGACGATCCAGGTGTACGAGGAGACGAGTGGCGTGTGTGTGGGCGACCCGGTGCTGCGTTCTGGCAAGCCGCTGAGTGTGGAGCTGGGCCCGGGTCTGATGGAGAACATCTACGATGGTATTCAGCGGCCGCTGCAGGGCATTCAGCAAAAGAGCCAGAGTATCTATATCCCGCGCGGCATTGATGCTCCTGCGCTGGATCGTGAGAAGCTGTGGGAGTTTACGCCCGGCAAGTTGGCGGTCGGTGACCACATTAGCGGCGGCGACATTTACGGCTCGGTGCACGAAAATGCACTGGTGACGGAGCACCGCCTCATGTTCCcgccacgcgcgcgcggcaccaTTACATACATTGCAGAGAAGGGCACGTATACGGTCGACGATGTGGTGCTCGAGACCGAGTTCCAGGGCGAGAAGCAGGAGCACAAGATGATGCACTCGTGGCCGGTgcgggcgccgcgtccgGTGGCGGAGAAGCTCGTGGCTGACACGCCGCTGCTGACGGGCCAGCGTATTCTCGACTCGCTGTTCCCGTGTATCCAGGGTGGTACGACGGCGATTCCGGGGGCGTTTGGATGTGGCAAGACGGTCATTTCGCAGGCCCTGTCCAAGTACTCGAACTCGGACATTATCATGTACGTCGGCTGTGGTGAGCGAGGCAATGAGAtggccgaggtgctggagGAGTTCCCGGAGCTGACGCTTGTGCGTGACGGCAAGGAGCAGCCGATtatgcgccgcacgacgctcgtggcgaATACGTCCAACATGCCTGTCGCTGCGCGTGAGGCTTCGATCTACACTGGTATCACACTGTCCGAATACTTCCGTGACCAGGGCTACAATGTTGCCATGATGGCCGACTCGACGTCGCGCTgggccgaggcgctgcgtgagatCAGTGGTCGTCTGGCCGAGATGCCCGCCGACTCGGGCTACCCGGCGTACCTCGGTGGGCGCTTGGCGAGCTTTTACGAGCGTGCCGGCAAGACGCGGGCGCTGGGCTCGCCGGAGCGTATCGGCTCGGTGAGCATTGTCGGTGCTGTGTCGCCGCCGGGTGGTGACTTTTCCGACCCGGtcacgacggcgacgctgGGTATCGTGGGTGCCTTTTGGGGTCTGGACAAGAAGCTGGCGCAGCGGAAGCACTTCCCCTCGGTCAACTGGAACGTGTCGTATTCGAAGTACTCCCAGATGCTTGAGCCGTACTACGAGACGCACTCGCCTGGctttgcggcgctgcgcacgtcggcgcgagagctgctgcagaaGGATGCCGACCTGGCCGAGATTGTGCAGCTGGTGGGCAAGAGTTCGATGGGCGAGAACGACAAGGTGACGCTCGAAGTCGCGCGGATTATCAAGGATGACTACCTGCAGCAGAATGGTATTTCCGAGTACGACTGCTACTGCCCCTTTTACAAAACGACGGGCATGCTCAGGAACATGATTCTGTATCACGAGAAGGCGCAGGCTGCGATCAACAACAACCCCGAGATGACGTGGGCGCGTATCCGCGAGCACACGTCGGACGTGATGTATCGCCTCTCGCAGCAAAAGTTCGAGGACCCCAAGGACGGTGAGGAAGCGATCGCGGCCAAGTACGAGCAGCTGGCGTCCGACATGACGGAGGCCTTCCGCAGCCTCGCCGACTAG
- a CDS encoding acetyl-CoA C-acetyltransferase encodes MADHRDVYIVSAVRTPIGCFQGALKSQTAVDLGVAAAKAAIERANIQPTDIQEALIGCVLQAQLGQSPARQVALRAGCPPSTDATTVNKVCASGMKCVALGAQSIRLGENEVILAGGMESMSRAPYYLQRGLMFGDASLSDAVLHDGLTDALSQQHMGQCADQSAEKHGVTRADQDAYAIQSYERAAEAWKTGKFADEIVPITVTEKRAQTVVAEDEEYHKFRPEKMSALRPAFGQNGTVTAANASALSDGASALILASGEAVKRHGLTPLARVVSWADAACEPVDFPTAPALAMPKALARAGLTHDQIALWEINEAFAVAALANAQLLHLDLARVNTRGGGVSLGHPIGSSGARIVVTLTHALQPGEFGVAGICNGGGGASAVVIQKL; translated from the coding sequence ATGGCCGATCATCGTGACGTGTATATTGTATCGGCGGTCCGTACGCCTATTGGGTGCTTTCAAGGCGCGCTCAAGAGCCAAACAGCCGTGGATCTCGGTGTCGCGGCGGCCAAGGCCGCcatcgagcgtgccaaCATCCAGCCGACCGACATTCAAGAGGCTCTGATCGGCTGCGTGCTGCAAGCCCAGTTGGGCCAGTCGCCTgcgcgccaagtcgcgctgCGGGCTGGATGCCCGCCTTCCACGGATGCGACGACCGTGAACAAGGTATGCGCGTCCGGCATGAAGTGTGTGGCGCTGGGGGCGCAGAGTATCCGACTTGGCGAAAATGAGGTGATTTTGGCCGGTGGTATGGAGAGTATGAGTCGGGCGCCGTACTACCTCCAGCGTGGGCTGATGTTTGGAGACGCAAGTTTATCCGATGCTGTTCTGCACGACGGCCTCACAGACGCGCTCAGTCAGCAGCACATGGGGCAGTGTGCCGATCAGTCGGCGGAAAAGCATGGCGTGACTCGCGCGGACCAGGATGCGTACGCCATCCAGTCgtacgagcgcgccgccgaggcgtGGAAGACGGGCAAGTTTGCTGATGAGATCGTGCCCATCACTGTGACGGAAAAGCGTGCGCAGACTGTCGTGGCGGAGGACGAAGAGTACCACAAGTTTCGGCCAGAGAAAATGTCGGCGCTCCGCCCGGCGTTCGGACAGAATGGCACCGTGACCGCCGCAAATGCAAGTGCCCTGAGCGATGGTGCGAGTGCGCTTATTCTCGCGAGTGGGGAGGCCGTCAAACGACATGGCCTCACACcgctggcgcgcgtggTGAGCTGGGCGGATGCGGCGTGTGAGCCCGTCGACTTTCCTACCGCAccggcgctcgcgatgccCAAGGCCCTCGCGCGCGCCGGTCTGACGCACGATCAAATCGCGCTGTGGGAAATCAACGAGGCGTTTgccgtcgcggcgctcgccaaCGCCCAGCTCCTCCATCTTGACCTCGCACGCGTGAATACCCGTGGTGGCGGTGTATCGCTGGGCCATCCCATCGGCAGCTCAGGCGCACGCATTGTCGTGACACTCACGCATGCACTGCAGCCGGGCGAGTTTGGCGTTGCAGGCATCTGCaacggcggcggcggtgcatcggCCGTGGTGATACAGAAACTGTAG